From a region of the Sesamum indicum cultivar Zhongzhi No. 13 linkage group LG3, S_indicum_v1.0, whole genome shotgun sequence genome:
- the LOC105156859 gene encoding uncharacterized protein LOC105156859 isoform X2, protein MKPTLRTAVASMQGQLMQMTMMTPPSFNSELYYLNKEDRLLRWLLVKHCEMKFGMEFFGEDDAKSELRSFRSNLYDDENIEEDEEEDDEHEGDVQSETKEG, encoded by the exons ATGAAGCCAACATTACGCACTGCTGTGGCTAG CATGCAGGGACAATTGATGCAGATGACAATGATGACACCACCCAGCTTCAACAGTGAGCTTTACTACCTGAACAAGGAAGACCGATTGCTGCGCTGGCTCTTGGTTAAACACTGTGAGATGAAATTTGGAATGGAATTTTTTGGCGAAGATGATGCTAAAAGTGAGCTAAGGAGTTTCAGGAGCAATTTGTATGATGATGAGAACATTGAAGAGGATGAGGAGGAGGACGATGAGCACGAAGGCGATGTGCAATCTGAAACAAAAGAAGGATGA
- the LOC105156860 gene encoding protein DEHYDRATION-INDUCED 19 homolog 4-like, whose amino-acid sequence MDPRSWARMYSSARRYQSRSDVYRGDEFEEDEETRPEFLCPFCAEDFDMVGLCCHIDEEHAAEAKNGVCPVCSERVGSDLVRHVTLQHANLLKVPRRRRFRRGGPDLSSMLRRELQEGKLQSLLSGSSLSVPSSHAEPDPLLNSFIYNPSLVDEPLNVKHVSSIEACSVAGSAVESVADRAGQERKLSEEEQKEKAQRCEFVQGLLLSTFLDDNL is encoded by the exons ATGGATCCTCGTTCGTGGGCGCGAATGTATTCTTCTGCTAGGCGATATCAATCTCGATCAG ATGTATATCGAGGGGATGAGTTTGAAGAGGATGAGGAGACGAGACCAGAGTTTTTATGCCCGTTTTGTGCAGAGGATTTTGATATGGTGGGGCTCTGCTGTCATATTGATGAAGAGCATGCCGCTGAAGCCAAGAATGGG GTGTGCCCTGTTTGTTCAGAAAGGGTGGGATCGGATTTGGTTCGCCATGTGACTTTGCAGCATGCGAATCTCCTTAAA GTGCCGCGGAGGAGAAGGTTCCGTAGGGGAGGGCCAGATTTGTCGTCCATGTTAAGAAGAGAATTACAGGAAGGGAAGCTGCAATCCCTTCTCAGTGGATCTTCACTTTCCGTTCCTTCTTCCCATGCTGAACCAGATCCATTGTTAAACTCCTTCATATACAATCCGTCGCTGGTTGATGAACCTCTTAATGTTAAGCATGTGTCTTCAATTGAGGCTTGCTCTGTGGCTGGAAGCGCTGTAGAGAGTGTGGCTGACAG AGCGGGTCAAGAGCGTAA GCTCTCAGAGgaagaacaaaaagagaagGCTCAAAGGTGCGAGTTCGTCCAAGGGCTCCTTCTGTCTACTTTTCTTGATGATAATTTGTGA
- the LOC105156859 gene encoding uncharacterized protein LOC105156859 isoform X1 — protein MPLYDCMLLLKPNVTKEALMDMVSRVGQHVYRRNGVLTDLKSFGTVQLGYGIKKLDGRYYQGQLMQMTMMTPPSFNSELYYLNKEDRLLRWLLVKHCEMKFGMEFFGEDDAKSELRSFRSNLYDDENIEEDEEEDDEHEGDVQSETKEG, from the exons ATGCCTCTTTATGACTGCATGCTTTTGTTGAAACCCAATGTAACGAAAGAGGCCCTTATGGATATGGTTTCAAGGGTAGGACAGCATGTTTACAGAAGAAATGGAGTATTGACTGATCTAAAGTCCTTTGGAACTGTTCAATTGGGTTATGGGATTAAGAAACTGGATGGACGATACTATCAG GGACAATTGATGCAGATGACAATGATGACACCACCCAGCTTCAACAGTGAGCTTTACTACCTGAACAAGGAAGACCGATTGCTGCGCTGGCTCTTGGTTAAACACTGTGAGATGAAATTTGGAATGGAATTTTTTGGCGAAGATGATGCTAAAAGTGAGCTAAGGAGTTTCAGGAGCAATTTGTATGATGATGAGAACATTGAAGAGGATGAGGAGGAGGACGATGAGCACGAAGGCGATGTGCAATCTGAAACAAAAGAAGGATGA